A region from the Medicago truncatula cultivar Jemalong A17 chromosome 6, MtrunA17r5.0-ANR, whole genome shotgun sequence genome encodes:
- the LOC25481606 gene encoding uncharacterized protein — protein MATSTLFIALQCFNCSTMQKQSLRKVFAQGYKAKDIRTFVQSVNMSRKSIEQDDQQQWLLTGTLNPAQEEYVPGDSDFPADLSNKKKCKTDWSLYLDNDVHRATERDGQQQHDLHVSDTPSICSVGAT, from the exons ATGGCGACATCAACACTTTTCATCGCTCTTCAATGCTTCAATTGCTCCACCATGCAG AAACAATCACTTCGCAAAGTATTCGCTCAAGGTTACAAAGCTAAAGACATTCGCACTTTCGTTCAATCCGTCAATATGTCCAGAAAATCCATTGAACAAGATGATCAACAGCAGTGGCTCCTCACCGGAACCCTAAATCCTGCACAGGAGGAATACGTTCCCGGAGATTCTGACTTTCCAGCTGATTTATCCAATAAGAAGAAGTGTAAAACTGATTGGAGTTTGTATCTCGATAATGACGTTCATCGCGCTACCGAGAGAGACGGACAACAGCAACATG ATTTGCACGTGTCAGATACACCTTCGATTTGTAGTGTCGGTGCAACATAG